The following coding sequences are from one Lipingzhangella halophila window:
- a CDS encoding SRPBCC domain-containing protein produces the protein MTDAPNEFSAVHREIGDYPVATGAGRSLLLRRPYDASVQDVWHACTTPERLGRWLAPVTGDLAPGGTFRVEGQASGRILVCQEPHLLKVTWEYGPDSVTEVELRLAENADGGTVLELRHTSPTETVDEIAKVVDFAVQQFTPGSRNSPTDH, from the coding sequence ATGACCGACGCCCCAAACGAGTTCAGCGCGGTCCACCGGGAAATAGGTGACTACCCGGTCGCTACGGGCGCAGGCCGCTCGCTCCTGCTGCGCCGCCCCTATGACGCCTCGGTCCAGGACGTATGGCACGCCTGCACCACCCCCGAGCGGCTCGGCCGCTGGCTGGCCCCGGTCACCGGCGACCTCGCACCCGGCGGCACCTTCCGGGTCGAGGGCCAGGCCAGCGGCAGGATCCTCGTCTGTCAGGAGCCTCACCTGCTCAAGGTGACCTGGGAATACGGGCCGGATTCGGTCACTGAGGTGGAGCTGCGTCTCGCCGAGAATGCCGACGGCGGAACCGTCCTTGAGCTGCGGCACACCTCACCCACCGAGACCGTCGACGAGATCGCCAAGGTCGTCGACTTCGCCGTCCAGCAGTTCACGCCCGGGTCTCGGAACAGCCCGACCGACCACTGA
- a CDS encoding ABC transporter substrate-binding protein: MKSPSLSLAAGVAALGLALAGCGSSGTSEDGSAGGATRTVTDATGAEVEVPAEPERVVTLHYAATQPVYDLGFMPVGQGVFEPGIVPEDIEEEIESVPVVADAEEPKLEEIAKVEPDMILAPNIYDEEVLAQLEDVAPVYTFTLRGGDRAKWTQRTEEIADALGVPEQVDELQSEFQSRQQEIADTYADVIEDNNTVGVIGAYEENSFYAWGEENMTGTLLTPLGFTWSKQENAIVEDEPEPEATLSNEKIDSAVGDADILFIDSNLRAELNPFMKDLQTTTLYKELPAVRNDRVFAAGKNTVAGYTDANYTLDRVEEALQGIQEK, encoded by the coding sequence ATGAAGTCACCATCCCTCTCCCTCGCCGCCGGTGTCGCGGCGCTGGGCCTCGCCCTCGCCGGCTGCGGGTCCTCAGGTACCTCGGAAGACGGGTCCGCCGGGGGCGCCACCCGCACCGTGACCGATGCGACGGGTGCCGAGGTCGAGGTCCCCGCGGAGCCGGAGCGCGTCGTCACCCTGCACTACGCGGCCACGCAGCCGGTGTACGACCTGGGCTTCATGCCCGTCGGCCAGGGCGTCTTCGAGCCCGGGATCGTGCCCGAGGACATCGAGGAGGAAATCGAGTCGGTCCCGGTCGTCGCCGACGCGGAGGAGCCCAAACTCGAGGAGATCGCGAAGGTGGAGCCAGACATGATCCTGGCCCCGAACATCTACGACGAGGAGGTCCTCGCGCAGCTCGAGGACGTCGCCCCCGTCTACACCTTCACGCTGCGCGGCGGTGACCGCGCGAAGTGGACGCAGCGCACCGAGGAGATCGCTGATGCTCTCGGTGTGCCAGAGCAGGTGGACGAGCTACAGAGCGAGTTCCAATCGCGCCAGCAGGAGATCGCGGACACCTACGCCGACGTCATCGAGGACAACAACACGGTCGGCGTCATCGGCGCGTACGAGGAGAACAGCTTCTACGCGTGGGGCGAGGAGAACATGACCGGCACCCTGCTGACACCGCTCGGCTTCACCTGGTCGAAGCAGGAGAACGCCATCGTCGAGGACGAGCCCGAGCCCGAGGCCACCCTCTCGAACGAGAAGATCGACTCGGCCGTCGGCGACGCCGACATCCTCTTCATCGACTCGAACCTGCGGGCCGAGCTCAACCCGTTCATGAAGGACCTGCAGACCACGACCCTCTACAAGGAGCTTCCCGCGGTGCGGAACGACCGCGTCTTCGCCGCCGGGAAGAACACCGTCGCCGGCTACACCGACGCCAACTACACGCTCGACCGCGTGGAGGAGGCGCTGCAGGGGATACAGGAGAAGTAG
- a CDS encoding ABC transporter ATP-binding protein, producing the protein MAYDKRVIGEHLSVDIPDGVGFTVILGPNASGKSTLLRSLSRLLKPSAGTVYLDGKDIHAMRAKEVAARLGLLPQSAIAPAGISVFDLVRRGRYPHQSILARWSEEDERSVRRALNQTAMTELADRPIDELSGGQRQRAWVAMALAQESPILLLDEPTTFLDVSHQVSLMDLFADLNRNSRRTIVAVLHDINHAARYAGHLIVMSGGSVVAEGSPEDVLTSGLLAEVFNVDATIIEDPVNGGPLVVTRHRGRAVVTGTENRKVTP; encoded by the coding sequence ATGGCCTACGACAAGCGCGTGATCGGTGAGCACCTGAGCGTCGACATTCCCGACGGTGTCGGCTTCACGGTCATCCTCGGCCCGAACGCGTCCGGGAAGTCCACGCTGCTGCGCTCGCTGTCCCGGCTGCTGAAGCCGAGCGCCGGAACGGTGTACCTCGATGGCAAGGACATCCACGCCATGCGCGCGAAAGAGGTGGCGGCGCGCCTCGGCCTGCTGCCGCAGTCCGCCATCGCGCCCGCGGGCATCTCCGTGTTCGACCTCGTGCGCCGGGGCCGCTACCCGCACCAGTCGATCCTGGCCCGCTGGAGCGAGGAGGACGAACGAAGCGTACGCCGCGCCCTCAACCAGACCGCCATGACCGAGCTCGCCGACCGCCCGATCGACGAGCTGTCAGGTGGCCAGCGGCAACGGGCCTGGGTCGCCATGGCGCTCGCGCAGGAGTCCCCGATCCTGTTGCTCGACGAGCCGACCACCTTCCTGGACGTCTCCCACCAGGTATCGCTGATGGACCTGTTCGCCGACCTGAACCGGAACAGCCGGCGGACGATCGTGGCCGTCCTCCACGACATCAACCACGCCGCCCGCTACGCCGGCCACCTCATCGTGATGTCGGGCGGAAGCGTCGTCGCCGAGGGGAGCCCCGAGGACGTGCTCACCTCTGGTCTTCTCGCCGAGGTCTTCAACGTCGACGCCACGATCATCGAGGACCCCGTCAACGGCGGCCCTCTTGTCGTCACCAGACACCGGGGCCGCGCCGTGGTCACGGGCACCGAAAACCGAAAGGTCACCCCATGA
- a CDS encoding FecCD family ABC transporter permease has product MSAWVRAERGHVVVRAGRVPVSGRIPMRTALTCAGLAVMTAVVTIVALMLGTVVYSPGEIVAALTGEAPASAELFVVQWRLPRALAAAVFGAMLGVAGAVFQCLTRNPLGSPDIIGFTAGSSAGGVAVVAYVGSSFALVAGGALAGGLVVAALVLLLSRGGGVAGFRLVIVGIGLSAMLVSLETWFLLTADLEIAQAAALWGVGTLNGTSFEYTGPVMAIGLLATLAAGVLLDRRLSLLDLGADVSASLGVQAARTRLVAILAGVVLVAIVTAAAGPIAFVALAAPHVGRRIAASTGVSLAPAACAGAFILASADLAAQHAVPGHSFPVGVATVAVGGVYLVGLLIRENRKGTL; this is encoded by the coding sequence GTGAGCGCGTGGGTCAGAGCGGAACGCGGCCACGTCGTGGTGCGGGCCGGGCGGGTGCCGGTGTCGGGGCGGATCCCCATGCGCACGGCCCTCACCTGCGCGGGACTTGCCGTGATGACCGCGGTGGTGACCATCGTGGCGCTCATGCTCGGCACCGTTGTCTACTCGCCGGGCGAGATCGTCGCGGCGCTGACCGGTGAGGCACCGGCGTCGGCCGAGCTTTTCGTCGTCCAGTGGCGCCTGCCTCGCGCGCTGGCGGCCGCGGTGTTCGGTGCGATGCTCGGGGTGGCGGGTGCGGTCTTCCAATGCCTCACCCGCAACCCGCTGGGAAGCCCGGACATCATCGGCTTCACGGCGGGCTCCTCGGCGGGCGGCGTCGCGGTCGTCGCGTACGTCGGGTCGAGCTTCGCGCTGGTGGCCGGCGGCGCGCTCGCCGGGGGACTCGTCGTCGCCGCTCTTGTGCTGCTGCTCTCGCGTGGCGGCGGAGTCGCGGGCTTCCGGCTGGTCATCGTGGGCATCGGCCTGAGCGCGATGCTGGTGAGCCTGGAGACCTGGTTCCTGCTCACCGCCGACCTGGAGATCGCCCAGGCCGCGGCGTTGTGGGGAGTGGGCACACTCAACGGCACGAGTTTCGAGTACACCGGGCCAGTCATGGCCATCGGGCTCCTCGCGACCCTCGCCGCCGGCGTACTCCTCGACCGGCGCCTGAGCCTGCTCGATCTCGGTGCGGACGTCTCGGCCTCGCTCGGCGTCCAGGCGGCGCGTACGCGCCTGGTCGCGATCCTGGCGGGCGTCGTCCTCGTCGCGATCGTGACCGCCGCCGCGGGTCCGATCGCCTTCGTCGCGCTCGCCGCACCACACGTCGGACGCCGGATCGCGGCATCGACCGGTGTCTCTCTCGCGCCGGCGGCCTGTGCCGGCGCCTTCATCCTGGCGAGCGCCGACCTCGCCGCCCAGCACGCCGTCCCCGGACACTCCTTTCCCGTCGGCGTCGCCACGGTCGCGGTCGGTGGCGTCTACCTCGTCGGTCTCCTCATCCGCGAGAACCGGAAGGGAACCCTGTGA